In Plasmodium gaboni strain SY75 chromosome 14, whole genome shotgun sequence, one genomic interval encodes:
- a CDS encoding hypothetical protein (conserved Plasmodium protein, unknown function), whose amino-acid sequence MGNITSEQKKKSLMLHELSTKIGDYRTIYEGDPEMLEDPDFPHKMMTEALNNNNTIDGTSVQGTYVYYPNKRKAKMWIGNYKILNPEDILCANVAEKIGITEMEWKKYIKRKTKNENDEVMKKNGNMGYNENPFEETSVSLNKEIEKDNNNNNYKDTNDNITNNLNRYMKTFNQNKNHPYNISNNNNSNIYESTSGTNTKNDILVNNLHNNILTNENNKEEEKKKSESRDSYIDKLNEEITNIREGQEKIIEEECKNIYNYTKSNYPQMIIPQKDGSFLIENVDPIKYSNKKKLIIQELLNEHENRFQSQVSNLKKKKNKKGYTNLSSMSTKGSLELSNLKNKETNISKRNIYLNRTLVK is encoded by the exons ATGGGAAACATAACAAGcgaacaaaaaaaaaagtcACTCATGTTACATGAGCTAAGTACAAAAATAGGGGACTACAGAACTATATATGAG GGAGATCCTGAAATGCTGGAAGATCCGGATTTTCCTCACAAAATGATGACTGAAGcattaaataataacaacacaa TTGATGGGACTTCTGTGCAAGGAACTTATGTTTATTATCCTAACAAAAGGAAAGCTAAAATGTGGATAGggaattataaaatattaaatcctgaagatatattatgtgCTAACGTTGCAGAGAAAATCGGGATAACAGAAATGGaatggaaaaaatatatcaaaaggaaaacaaaaaatgag AATGATGAAgtaatgaaaaaaaatggaaatatGGGTTATAATGAAAATCCATTTGAAGAAACATCAGTATCActaaataaagaaatagaaaaagataataacaataataacTACAAGGATActaatgataatataacaaataatcTTAATAGATATATGAAAACATttaatcaaaataaaaatcatccatataatatatctaataaCAACAATTCAAACATATATGAGTCTACTAGTGGAacaaatacaaaaaatgatattcttgttaataatttacataataatatattaaccAACGAAAACAATAaggaagaagaaaaaaaaaagtcAGAATCAAGAGATAGCTATATtgataaattaaatgaagaaattacaaatataaGAGAAGGCcaagaaaaaataattgaagaagaatgtaaaaatatttataattatacCAAGTCCAATTACCCTCAAATGATTATTCCTCAAAAAGATGGGTCCTTCTTAATAGAAAATGTAGACCCAATAAAATACAgtaacaaaaaaaaattgatcatccaagaattattaaatgaacATGAAAATAGATTTCAATCTCAAGTATCTAActtaaagaaaaaaaaaaataaaaaaggatataCTAACTTGTCATCTATGAGTACAAAGGGAAGTTTAGAGTTATctaatttaaaaaataaagaaacaaatatatcaaaaagaaatatatatttaaatagAACCCTAGTCAAATAA